A genomic region of Roseateles amylovorans contains the following coding sequences:
- the malG gene encoding maltose ABC transporter permease MalG: MAMVMTSSQRWRVLALHAFLIAFVVISLLPLVMIVSISLRPGNFAGGSLIPKEISFEHWRLALGLSVVDAQGNVTPPPFPVLQWIFNSLKVAIISAAVCLALSVTSAYAFARLRFAGREGTLTAMLLLQMFPSVLALVAIYAIFDRLGDWVPWLGLNSHWSLALAYTGAVAQHIWLVKGYFESIPPDLEEAAAVDGASRWQSFVMVLLPLAKPVLAVVFVLAFLGAMIEYPVASVLLHDEQQLTLAVGSRLFLFNQRYLWGDFAATALLAGLPLTLMFLLMQRWLVAGLTAGGVKE; the protein is encoded by the coding sequence ATGGCCATGGTGATGACCTCCTCGCAACGCTGGCGCGTGCTGGCTTTGCATGCTTTCTTGATCGCCTTCGTGGTGATCAGCCTGTTGCCGCTGGTGATGATCGTCTCGATCTCGCTGCGGCCGGGCAACTTCGCCGGCGGCAGCCTGATTCCGAAGGAGATCAGCTTCGAGCACTGGCGGCTGGCGCTGGGCCTGTCGGTGGTCGACGCCCAGGGGAATGTGACGCCACCGCCGTTCCCGGTGCTGCAGTGGATCTTCAATTCGTTGAAGGTGGCGATCATCAGTGCGGCGGTCTGCCTGGCGTTGTCGGTGACCAGCGCCTATGCCTTTGCCCGTCTGCGTTTCGCCGGACGGGAGGGCACGCTCACAGCGATGCTGCTGCTGCAGATGTTCCCGTCGGTGCTGGCGCTGGTGGCCATCTACGCGATCTTCGATCGGCTGGGCGACTGGGTGCCCTGGCTGGGCCTCAACAGCCACTGGAGCCTGGCGCTGGCCTACACCGGCGCGGTGGCGCAGCACATCTGGCTGGTCAAGGGCTATTTCGAGAGCATTCCGCCCGACCTGGAAGAGGCCGCCGCGGTGGACGGCGCGAGCCGCTGGCAGTCCTTCGTGATGGTGCTGCTGCCGCTGGCCAAGCCGGTGCTGGCGGTGGTGTTCGTGCTGGCCTTCCTGGGCGCGATGATCGAGTATCCGGTGGCCTCGGTGCTGCTGCATGATGAGCAACAACTGACCCTGGCGGTCGGCTCGCGGCTGTTCCTGTTCAATCAGCGTTATCTGTGGGGCGACTTCGCCGCGACCGCGCTGCTGGCCGGACTGCCGCTGACATTGATGTTCCTGCTGATGCAGCGCTGGCTGGTCGCCGGCCTGACCGCAGGCGGGGTGAAGGAATGA
- a CDS encoding TonB-dependent receptor: MTRSTSRTPGDHVHQPSPATLLSVAPVALACAALMSPFAAAAQQAATPPAAAASEAGQLDTVVVQGQRSSLIKAQDIKRNAEQVVDSIVADDIGKLPDANVAEALQRITGVQISRNRGEGDRVQVRGLQQTQTLLNGRVIFSAGKERGLSFQDVPAELLAGADVYKTPTAELIEGGIGGVIDLRTRRPFDFAGFKLAGSVKATQAELVDKNNAEGSVLVSNRWRTASGEFGALLSVSAQKRNYRSDTQELDNPAALADGSGTVAPLGHWLAYEFGERDRKAASASLQWRPDARSEYTLDLNHTRLKSRTDVFGHYASPFWANFSATANQGQLWPNGEIKIDSNGRFVSGTFWGASMSTSGSVADEDTRINQIALAAKWKVADAIVRSDLSHTTSKFDRFYQEVRLGTFSDDPATYSYDLSTKLPSAGSATSQLSNPANYWADKALYFRIKNTGRETAWKTDVDKPVDLGIVTKLRGGVRLADRRADSAEINTIDDLWMFNLSSIPNIGLLPYNDLLKDAGHGNIARQWLTVTNTDWLRDAAAVRGTFNLGIPDFDPAQTFNYKERSGAFYVASDLDTSLAGLPLTGNVGLRAVKTKTARDYSTVAGDRVSLDKSDTDWLPSLNLRLELRPDLQARLGLSRVVTRPNFDQLTPSLSLNVNDRTGYQGNPELDKLRANQVDTTLEYYISQSDSVYGAAFYKEVSGFIQTSSTQSTINGTTYTVTTPTNGRDGRIRGLELGYQGFFNKLPGLLRGLGLQANVTYVDSAAPSPIDGRSAPLEGLSKRSANLVGMYDLGDFSARLAYNWRSAYAIGPRLSYPTNDGVTVQTPVSMKAYGMVDAYFSYALTPKLRIAIEGNNLTKTVRRSTYTDYNLPRGTYTDDRRFAISLRAEL, translated from the coding sequence ATGACCCGTTCCACCTCCCGCACCCCCGGCGATCACGTCCACCAGCCCTCCCCGGCCACCCTGCTGAGCGTCGCGCCGGTGGCGCTGGCCTGCGCGGCCCTGATGTCCCCGTTCGCCGCCGCCGCACAGCAGGCCGCCACGCCGCCCGCGGCAGCCGCCTCCGAGGCCGGCCAGTTGGACACGGTGGTGGTTCAGGGACAGCGCTCCAGCCTCATCAAGGCCCAGGACATCAAGCGCAATGCGGAACAGGTGGTGGACTCGATCGTGGCCGATGACATCGGCAAGCTGCCGGATGCCAACGTGGCCGAAGCGCTGCAGCGCATCACCGGTGTGCAGATCTCGCGCAACCGCGGCGAGGGCGACCGTGTCCAGGTCCGCGGCCTGCAACAGACCCAGACCCTGCTGAACGGCCGGGTGATCTTCTCTGCGGGCAAGGAACGCGGCCTGTCCTTCCAGGACGTGCCGGCCGAGCTGCTGGCCGGTGCGGACGTCTACAAGACCCCGACGGCCGAGCTGATTGAAGGCGGCATCGGCGGCGTCATCGACCTGCGCACCCGTCGCCCCTTCGACTTCGCCGGTTTCAAGCTGGCCGGCTCGGTCAAGGCCACCCAAGCGGAACTGGTCGACAAGAACAATGCCGAAGGCTCGGTGCTGGTGTCCAACCGCTGGCGCACCGCCAGCGGCGAATTCGGCGCGCTGCTGAGCGTCTCCGCACAAAAGCGCAATTACCGTTCCGACACCCAGGAGCTGGACAACCCCGCAGCGCTGGCCGACGGCTCCGGCACCGTGGCCCCGCTGGGCCACTGGCTGGCCTATGAGTTCGGTGAGCGCGACCGCAAGGCCGCCAGCGCCTCGCTGCAATGGCGCCCCGACGCCCGCAGCGAATACACGCTGGACCTGAACCATACCCGTCTGAAGAGCCGCACCGATGTGTTCGGCCATTACGCGTCGCCGTTCTGGGCCAACTTCAGCGCGACCGCCAACCAGGGCCAGCTCTGGCCCAACGGCGAGATCAAGATCGACAGCAACGGCCGCTTCGTCTCGGGCACCTTCTGGGGCGCGAGCATGAGCACCTCCGGCTCGGTGGCCGACGAGGACACCCGCATCAACCAGATCGCCCTGGCCGCGAAGTGGAAAGTGGCCGATGCCATCGTGCGCAGCGACCTTAGCCACACCACCAGCAAGTTCGACCGCTTCTACCAGGAAGTGCGCCTGGGCACCTTCAGCGACGATCCGGCCACCTACAGCTATGACCTCAGCACCAAGCTGCCGTCGGCCGGCTCGGCCACCTCGCAGCTGAGCAATCCGGCGAACTACTGGGCCGACAAGGCGCTGTACTTCCGCATCAAGAACACCGGCCGCGAAACCGCCTGGAAGACCGATGTGGACAAGCCGGTCGACCTGGGCATCGTGACCAAGCTGCGGGGCGGCGTGCGTCTGGCCGACCGTCGCGCCGACAGCGCCGAGATCAACACCATCGACGATCTCTGGATGTTCAACCTGTCGTCGATCCCGAACATCGGCCTGCTGCCCTACAACGACCTGCTGAAAGACGCGGGCCACGGCAACATCGCTCGCCAATGGCTGACGGTGACCAACACCGACTGGCTGCGCGACGCCGCCGCGGTGCGTGGCACCTTCAACCTGGGCATTCCGGACTTCGACCCGGCCCAGACCTTCAACTACAAGGAACGCAGTGGCGCGTTCTATGTCGCGAGCGACTTGGACACCAGCCTGGCGGGTCTGCCGCTGACCGGCAACGTCGGTCTGCGGGCCGTCAAGACCAAGACCGCACGGGACTACTCGACCGTGGCTGGCGACCGTGTGAGCCTGGACAAGAGCGATACCGACTGGTTGCCGTCGCTGAACCTGCGCTTGGAGTTGCGTCCGGACCTGCAAGCGCGCCTGGGCCTGTCGCGGGTGGTGACCCGCCCGAACTTTGACCAGCTCACGCCCAGCCTGAGCCTGAATGTCAACGATCGCACCGGCTATCAAGGCAATCCGGAACTGGACAAGCTGCGGGCCAACCAGGTCGATACGACGCTGGAGTACTACATCAGCCAGAGCGACAGCGTCTACGGCGCCGCGTTCTACAAGGAGGTCTCCGGCTTCATCCAGACCTCCAGCACCCAGAGCACCATCAACGGCACGACCTACACCGTCACCACGCCGACGAATGGCCGCGACGGCCGCATCCGCGGCCTGGAGCTGGGTTACCAGGGCTTCTTCAACAAGCTGCCGGGCCTGCTGCGTGGTCTGGGCCTGCAAGCGAACGTGACCTATGTGGACAGCGCCGCTCCCAGCCCGATCGACGGCCGCAGCGCGCCGCTGGAGGGCTTGTCCAAGCGCAGCGCCAACCTGGTCGGCATGTATGACCTGGGCGACTTCTCCGCACGGCTGGCCTACAACTGGCGCAGCGCCTACGCGATCGGACCGCGCCTGAGCTATCCGACCAACGACGGCGTGACGGTGCAGACGCCGGTGTCGATGAAGGCCTACGGCATGGTCGATGCGTACTTCAGCTATGCCCTGACGCCCAAGCTGCGCATCGCCATCGAAGGCAACAACCTGACGAAGACGGTTCGCCGCAGCACCTACACCGACTACAACCTGCCGCGCGGCACCTACACCGACGATCGCCGCTTTGCGATCAGCCTGCGCGCGGAGCTCTGA
- a CDS encoding galactose-1-epimerase, which produces MADTLEPGPAAPDAAGARTRCADAADAWTLTGPDGLQIRVLGYGASWVGCRVPLRDGTSREVLLGFDDLDSQRRNLAYVGATIGRWANRIAGLKLRREERAWTLASEPGLNHQLHGGPGGFHQRDWTLLEQTDHRIRLGLHSPEGDQGFPGALDVEVLYTLLGGLGVEIELRARLGGPRACPVGMTNHAYFQLDGHGDVDVRHQRLQVAASQVLPVDGHGLPTGGPVSVVQEGSTGRFDFRTLRAIEKPLDHAFLLDPSATPMARPAATLKSADGLVAMDVFTTLPAMQVYTGEFLASGTQHCSPCWPAFGGIALEPQYLPDSPHHPEWPQPDCWLQPGGLWSHRIRYRFRA; this is translated from the coding sequence ATGGCCGACACGCTTGAGCCGGGACCGGCGGCCCCTGACGCCGCGGGTGCGCGCACGCGGTGTGCCGATGCGGCGGATGCCTGGACCTTGACCGGGCCGGACGGGCTGCAGATCCGGGTGCTGGGCTACGGCGCGAGTTGGGTCGGCTGCCGCGTGCCGCTGCGTGACGGCACCTCGCGCGAGGTGCTGCTGGGCTTTGATGACCTGGATTCGCAGCGCCGCAATCTGGCCTATGTCGGCGCCACCATCGGCCGCTGGGCCAACCGCATCGCCGGGCTCAAGCTGCGCCGTGAGGAGCGTGCCTGGACGCTGGCCAGCGAGCCGGGCCTCAATCACCAACTGCATGGCGGCCCCGGCGGCTTTCATCAGCGGGATTGGACCTTGCTTGAGCAGACCGATCACCGCATTCGCCTGGGGCTGCACTCGCCAGAAGGCGATCAGGGCTTTCCGGGGGCGCTGGATGTGGAGGTGCTCTACACCTTGCTCGGCGGCCTGGGCGTGGAGATCGAACTCCGCGCACGACTGGGCGGGCCGCGGGCCTGTCCGGTGGGCATGACCAATCATGCGTATTTTCAACTGGACGGTCATGGCGACGTCGATGTGCGGCATCAACGGCTGCAGGTCGCGGCCTCGCAGGTGCTGCCGGTGGACGGCCACGGCCTGCCGACGGGTGGGCCTGTCAGTGTGGTTCAGGAGGGGTCGACCGGGCGATTCGATTTCCGCACCTTGCGGGCCATTGAGAAGCCCTTGGACCACGCCTTCCTGCTCGATCCCTCTGCCACGCCCATGGCGCGACCGGCCGCGACGCTGAAGTCCGCCGACGGCCTGGTGGCCATGGATGTCTTCACCACGCTGCCGGCGATGCAGGTCTATACGGGCGAGTTCCTGGCCTCCGGAACGCAGCACTGCTCACCGTGCTGGCCGGCCTTCGGTGGCATTGCCCTGGAGCCGCAGTACCTGCCCGACAGTCCGCACCATCCGGAATGGCCGCAACCCGATTGCTGGCTGCAACCGGGCGGCCTCTGGAGCCATCGGATCCGTTACCGCTTCCGGGCTTGA
- a CDS encoding glycoside hydrolase family 53 protein, producing the protein MKKTKELKHPSTAAHGPAGVMTANSAISALDATGHPSADGGPAASSAAGLTRRQCLGAGLGLAGSLAAFPAFAATLLKGADVSWVSQEESAGYSFYNAAGTKTDPFKLLKDLGVNTIRLRVWVNPSGGWCDGADTLYKAKRAMAQGQKIMLTFHYSDSWADPGQQTKPAAWSSHSLSQLVTDVYAHTQGILSYLKNNGVNVDYVQVGNEINSGMLWPTGQASGSNFGNLVQLINSGFEATKAVFSGAQVVLHLSNGHDNALFRWFFDGMKNHGARYDVIGLSHYPTASNWSSRNAALSTNMADMVSRYGKPVVVAETGMDWQQAAASKAMLADVLTRVSALGAKGLGVLYWEPQAYPGWQGYTWGALDGSGRFTTALDPF; encoded by the coding sequence ATGAAGAAGACGAAGGAACTCAAGCACCCATCCACGGCAGCGCACGGCCCTGCGGGCGTGATGACGGCCAACAGCGCGATCAGCGCCCTCGATGCCACGGGCCATCCATCGGCCGACGGGGGACCGGCGGCCTCCTCGGCCGCGGGACTGACCCGGCGCCAGTGCCTGGGGGCCGGCCTCGGGCTGGCCGGCAGCCTGGCCGCGTTTCCGGCCTTCGCGGCGACCTTGCTCAAGGGCGCGGATGTCAGCTGGGTCAGCCAGGAGGAATCGGCCGGCTACAGCTTCTACAACGCCGCCGGCACCAAGACCGATCCGTTCAAGCTGCTCAAGGACCTGGGGGTGAACACCATCCGGCTGCGGGTGTGGGTGAATCCCTCGGGCGGCTGGTGCGACGGCGCGGACACGCTCTACAAAGCCAAGCGCGCCATGGCGCAGGGTCAGAAGATCATGCTGACCTTCCACTACAGCGACAGCTGGGCCGACCCCGGGCAGCAGACCAAGCCGGCCGCCTGGTCCAGCCATTCGCTGAGCCAGTTGGTCACCGATGTGTATGCGCATACCCAAGGCATCCTCAGCTACCTGAAGAACAACGGCGTGAATGTCGACTATGTGCAGGTCGGCAACGAGATCAACAGCGGCATGTTGTGGCCCACCGGACAAGCCTCCGGCAGCAACTTCGGCAACCTGGTGCAGTTGATCAACAGTGGCTTTGAGGCGACCAAGGCGGTGTTCTCCGGCGCCCAGGTGGTGCTGCATCTGTCCAACGGCCATGACAACGCGCTGTTCCGCTGGTTCTTCGACGGCATGAAGAACCACGGTGCCCGCTACGACGTGATCGGCCTGTCCCACTATCCGACCGCCAGCAACTGGAGCAGCCGCAATGCGGCGCTGTCGACCAACATGGCCGACATGGTCTCGCGTTATGGCAAGCCGGTGGTGGTGGCCGAGACCGGCATGGACTGGCAGCAGGCGGCGGCCTCCAAGGCCATGCTGGCCGATGTGCTGACCCGCGTGTCCGCACTCGGTGCCAAGGGACTGGGCGTGCTGTACTGGGAGCCGCAGGCTTATCCGGGCTGGCAGGGCTATACCTGGGGCGCGCTGGATGGATCGGGACGATTCACCACGGCGCTGGATCCGTTTTGA
- a CDS encoding beta family protein: MLDMRFEDFAYFPALRARQAEMRALTEMDDERLDQILPMMTLGGWVPAQETRRAVDRIGDLMRGRPYLLNVGSPHQPAGDSVAPLFDPAQAFLAWRSFVGDLEGAIPVMQFETRGDRRALVRQAVLVERVLGRLAFRVRHPETEIEQVLGALHALDDTDNAVVYLDCGYLRGALFESWRVLTQALIRLRMAYPDLIVVMLGTSFPASVQQFSLSALGPMGAMGTMGTMGTGGAQRGVLEIQERSLHARLGGNALVAYGDYGALHPQPRPTADGSDWTARIDYPKETSWVFHRRLNDQSRAGYAMVASALMASEPGMGELDCWGERMIVEAAQGEVFARGPAAWLAVRINIHLARQVELSMRPSPARIIGGRGQEPLEWHECGVEDLLEA, from the coding sequence ATGCTGGACATGAGATTCGAAGACTTCGCCTACTTTCCCGCGCTGCGGGCCCGGCAGGCCGAGATGCGAGCCCTGACCGAGATGGATGACGAGCGGCTGGACCAGATCTTGCCGATGATGACCTTGGGCGGCTGGGTGCCTGCCCAGGAAACCCGACGGGCGGTGGATCGGATCGGTGACCTGATGCGGGGTCGACCTTATCTGCTGAACGTGGGCAGCCCGCATCAGCCCGCTGGAGATTCGGTCGCCCCCTTGTTCGATCCGGCACAGGCCTTCCTCGCGTGGCGAAGCTTTGTCGGCGACCTGGAGGGCGCGATTCCCGTGATGCAGTTCGAGACGCGAGGAGACCGGCGTGCGCTGGTGCGGCAGGCGGTGCTGGTGGAGCGGGTTCTGGGACGCCTGGCGTTTCGGGTGCGCCATCCCGAAACCGAGATCGAGCAGGTGCTGGGCGCGCTGCATGCGCTGGACGATACGGACAACGCGGTCGTCTATCTCGACTGCGGGTATCTGCGCGGCGCGCTGTTCGAGAGCTGGCGGGTATTGACCCAGGCCTTGATCCGGCTGCGCATGGCCTATCCGGACTTGATCGTGGTGATGCTGGGGACGAGCTTCCCGGCATCGGTGCAGCAGTTCAGCCTGAGCGCGCTGGGCCCGATGGGGGCGATGGGGACGATGGGGACGATGGGCACGGGCGGCGCGCAGCGCGGGGTGCTGGAGATCCAGGAGCGCAGCCTGCACGCGCGCCTGGGTGGGAATGCCCTGGTGGCCTACGGCGACTATGGTGCCTTGCATCCACAGCCGCGCCCCACGGCGGACGGCAGCGACTGGACCGCCCGCATCGACTATCCGAAGGAGACGAGCTGGGTCTTCCACCGCCGCTTGAATGACCAGAGCCGTGCGGGCTATGCGATGGTGGCCAGCGCGCTGATGGCGTCAGAGCCCGGCATGGGCGAGCTGGATTGTTGGGGGGAACGGATGATCGTCGAGGCGGCGCAGGGTGAGGTGTTCGCCCGCGGTCCGGCGGCCTGGTTGGCGGTGCGGATCAACATTCACCTGGCGCGTCAGGTGGAGCTGTCGATGCGGCCGTCCCCCGCCCGCATCATCGGAGGGAGAGGCCAGGAGCCGTTGGAGTGGCACGAGTGCGGCGTCGAGGATCTGCTGGAGGCCTGA